One window of the Trifolium pratense cultivar HEN17-A07 linkage group LG2, ARS_RC_1.1, whole genome shotgun sequence genome contains the following:
- the LOC123907822 gene encoding DIS3-like exonuclease 2 isoform X1, with protein sequence MKSTVEGSMVAERFDDGEKDKKKRRRSNRRNKQNPPSSSGLVTEVNEAIGVSVECSGKNGTPTQSSGSFSNSLKQQGVIVFPSNEQELSKAPSVESISMPVMSLHDQGVHEGGIVSKPFSEPIGCLGSSTTYKKNDSSPYNQIGLSGQRNFFSPHWPVEAVEKALERGDVFKAVFRVNAHNKLEAYCKIDGVPTDILIGGAPAQNRAVEGDMVAIKLDPLPLWTKMKGPNVTNNNTAVLEGCSNLVEDNVVGDNNGEGNRSCPAQSKGESYPCLEKRYIYENNTTQGLPNHLSLIGLTGCDNNDDLHYDASASLKINSRSGQSEVMNAVEKLCLLVNSFPSKRPTGRVIAVIERSPRRECIIGHLNVKQWVFFRDTNKKDARKNKNLVSENEYIHLRPIDPKFPNIILLVRELPESIAKRLKSGDGAIEMDLVAAQIDDWFEESPFPEGHILHIFGRGSEIQPQLDAILFQNAICTSEFSPEALSCLPHVPWELPLKELQNRTDLRNLCIFTIDPSTATDLDDALSIEKLPNGNYRVGIHITDASYFVLPDTALDREAKFRSTSVYMLQKKLPMLPALISENIGSLNPGVDRLAFSMLLDLNVDGDVVDRWIGRTVIQSCCKLSYEHAQDIIDRDFDLESSTFHEDDYPKVHGHFDWSDVITSLKSLYEISKVLKYKRFTGGALRLDNPKIVILFDENGIPYDSTFSEQKESNFLIEEYMLLANTTAAEVICKAYPDVALLRRHPEPNMQKLRECTAFCQKHGLNLDTSSSGHIHRSLEKIKKTLKDDPVLYDIFISYATRPMQLASYFCSGDFKDNEHEWGHYALAVPLYTHFTSPLRRYPDIVVHRTLLATIEAEEIYLKQVGKEVGAKKRCFTGTNFDKKAAESVEGMEALSAAALKHRVPSAETLAVIAAHCNERKRASRNVKDACERLYIWFLLKQQKVILSEARILGLGPKFMSIYIQKLAVERRIYYDEVDGLTAEWLEATSTLVLSISPNKRASRRGGANKWRSLSDSVLLACPYDLKVTTDNSKQNDAMEVDAIVSNMDKQHISQSAIEPAFFPLTVHLLSTIPVALHAVGGDDGPLDFGVRLYMSSYFV encoded by the exons ATGAAATCTACGGTTGAAGGATCCATGGTAGCTGAAAGGTTTGATGATGGGGAAAAAGATAAGAAGAAGAGGCGTCGATCTAATCGTCGGAACAAGCAGAATCCTCCTTCATCTTCAG GGTTAGTAACTGAAGTAAATGAGGCCATTGGGGTGTCCGTTGAATGCTCGGGGAAAAATGGAACACCCACTCAATCATCTGGATCCTTTAGCAATTCACTGAAGCAACAGGGTGTTATTGTTTTCCCCTCTAATGAGCAAGAATTATCCAAAGCACCAAGTGTTGAATCCATTTCGATGCCTGTCATGTCTCTTCATGATCAAGGAGTACATGAAGGAGGAATTGTTTCAAAACCATTTTCAGAACCCATTGGTTGCTTAGGATCGTCAACAACATATAAAAAGAATGACTCTTCCCCTTACAATCAAATTGGACTTTCTGGCCAGCGAAATTTTTTTAGTCCACATTGGCCTGTTGAGGCTGTTGAGAAGGCATTGGAG AGGGGTGATGTTTTCAAAGCTGTCTTTCGTGTCAATGCTCACAATAAACTTGAG GCCTACTGCAAAATTGATGGAGTGCCAACAGATATTCTCATTGGTGGGGCTCCAGCCCAGAATAGAGCT GTGGAAGGCGATATGGTTGCAATTAAGCTTGATCCTTTGCCATTGTGGACAAAAATGAAAGGACCAAATGTGACCAACAACAATACTGCAGTACTGGAGGGTTGTAGTAACCTTGTGGAAGATAATGTTGTGGGAGATAACAATGGTGAAGGAAACAGAAGCTGTCCTGCTCAAAGCAAGGGGGAATCTTATCCATGTCTTGAAAAAAGATACATTTATGAGAATAATACTACACAAGGTTTGCCTAACCATTTAAGTTTAATTGGACTAACCGGCTGTGATAACAATGATGATCTTCACTATGATGCATCTGCTTCCTTAAAGATTAATTCTCGTAGCGGACAGAGTGAAGTTATGAATGCAGTGGAGAAGTTGTGTTTGTTGGTTAATTCTTTCCCTTCTAAAAGGCCAACTGGTAGGGTCATTGCTGTTATTGAGAGGTCTCCACGCCGAGAATGTATTATCGGCCATCTTAATGTGAAGCAATGGGTTTTCTTCAGGGACACAAACAAGAAAGATGCAAGAAAGAATAAGAATTTGGTGTCTGAGAATGAATATATCCATCTGAGACCAATTGATCCAAAGTTTCCTAACATAATACTTCTGGTCAGAGAGTTACCAGAGAGCATTGCTAAAAGGCTGAAAAGTGGAGATGGAGCAATTGAAATGGATCTGGTTGCTGCACAAATTGATGATTGGTTTGAAGAAAGTCCTTTTCCTGAGGGACACATCTTGCATATTTTTGGGCGAGGCAGTGAAATTCAGCCCCAACTAGATGCTATTTTGTTTCAGAATGCAATCTGTACGTCTGAATTTTCACCTGAAGCTCTGTCCTGCTTGCCACATGTTCCTTGGGAGTTACCATTAAAGGAATTACAAAATCGAACTGATCTTAGAAATTTGTGCATATTTACTATTGATCCTTCAACTGCAACTGATCTGGATGATGCACTGTCAATTGAGAAGTTGCCTAATGGAAATTATAGAGTAGGCATCCATATTACTGATGCATCATACTTTGTTCTACCAGACACAGCTTTAGATAGGGAGGCAAAGTTTAGGTCAACAAGTGTTTATATGTTGCAAAAGAAGTTGCCAATGTTGCCTGCATTAATCTCAGAAAACATTGGATCACTTAATCCTGGAGTGGATCGACTTGCATTTTCCATGCTCCTAGATCTAAATGTTGATGGGGATGTTGTAGATCGTTGGATTGGTCGTACTGTTATTCAATCTTGTTGCAAGCTTTCATACGAACATGCTCAGGACATCATTGACAGGGATTTTGATTTAGAGAGTTCAACTTTTCATGAAGATGACTATCCTAAAGTGCATGGCCATTTTGATTGGTCTGATGTTATTACTTCTTTGAAGAGTCTCTATGAAATTTCAAAAGTTTTGAAATACAAGAGATTTACTGGAGGGGCTTTGCGGCTTGATAACCCTAAAATTGTTATCCTGTTTGATGAAAATGGCATTCCATATGATAGTACGTTTTCTGAACAGAAAGAATCTAACTTTCTTATCGAGGAATATATGCTTTTGGCCAATACAACAGCAGCCGAAGTAATATGTAAAGCTTATCCTGATGTTGCACTATTGCGGAGGCATCCTGAACCTAATATGCAGAAGCTGAGAGAGTGTACAGCATTTTGTCAGAAGCATGGTTTAAATTTAGACACTTCTTCATCTGGTCATATCCATCGGTCCTTAGAGAAGATAAAGAAAACGCTCAAGGATGACCCTGTGCTTTATGATATATTTATTTCCTATGCTACAAGGCCAATGCAGTTGGCGTCTTACTTCTGTAGTGGTGATTTTAAGGATAATGAACATGAATGGGGTCATTATGCACTAGCTGTCCCTCTATACACTCATTTTACATCACCTTTACGTCGATATCCAGATATTGTTGTTCATCGCACCCTACTTGCCACGATAGAAGCCGAGGAAATATATTTGAAGCAGGTTGGAAAGGAAGTGGGAGCGAAAAAAAGATGTTTCACAGGCACCAACTTTGATAAAAAAGCTGCAGAGTCTGTTGAAGGCATGGAAGCTTTATCAGCTGCAGCTTTGAAGCATAGGGTTCCAAGTGCTGAAACGCTTGCAGTTATTGCTGCCCATTGCAATGAGAGAAAGCGAGCTAGTAGAAATGTTAAGGATGCCTGTGAGAGGCTTTACATATGGTTTCTCCTGAAGCAGCAGAAG GTCATATTATCAGAAGCGAGAATATTGGGACTAGGCccaaagtttatgtcaatttatATTCAAAAGCTAGCG GTTGAGAGACGCATATATTATGATGAAGTTGATGGTTTAACTGCAGAGTGGCTTGAGGCAACATCCACATTGGTGCTTAGCATATCTCCTAATAAACGTGCATCTAGGAGGGGTGGCGCTAACAAATGGAGATCATTGTCAGACTCTGTGTTGCTTGCTTGTCCATATGACCTGAAAGTTACAACGGATAATTCTAAACAAAATGATGCAATGGAAGTGGATGCTATTGTATCTAACATGGACAAGCAGCACATATCCCAATCTGCAATTGAGCCTGCGTTTTTTCCACTCACTGTGCACCTTCTTTCGACAATTCCAGTTGCACTTCATGCTGTTGGTGGTGATGACGGCCCTCTTGATTTTGGAGTGAGGTTGTACATGAGCTCCTATTTTGTGTAA
- the LOC123907822 gene encoding DIS3-like exonuclease 2 isoform X2 has protein sequence MVAIKLDPLPLWTKMKGPNVTNNNTAVLEGCSNLVEDNVVGDNNGEGNRSCPAQSKGESYPCLEKRYIYENNTTQGLPNHLSLIGLTGCDNNDDLHYDASASLKINSRSGQSEVMNAVEKLCLLVNSFPSKRPTGRVIAVIERSPRRECIIGHLNVKQWVFFRDTNKKDARKNKNLVSENEYIHLRPIDPKFPNIILLVRELPESIAKRLKSGDGAIEMDLVAAQIDDWFEESPFPEGHILHIFGRGSEIQPQLDAILFQNAICTSEFSPEALSCLPHVPWELPLKELQNRTDLRNLCIFTIDPSTATDLDDALSIEKLPNGNYRVGIHITDASYFVLPDTALDREAKFRSTSVYMLQKKLPMLPALISENIGSLNPGVDRLAFSMLLDLNVDGDVVDRWIGRTVIQSCCKLSYEHAQDIIDRDFDLESSTFHEDDYPKVHGHFDWSDVITSLKSLYEISKVLKYKRFTGGALRLDNPKIVILFDENGIPYDSTFSEQKESNFLIEEYMLLANTTAAEVICKAYPDVALLRRHPEPNMQKLRECTAFCQKHGLNLDTSSSGHIHRSLEKIKKTLKDDPVLYDIFISYATRPMQLASYFCSGDFKDNEHEWGHYALAVPLYTHFTSPLRRYPDIVVHRTLLATIEAEEIYLKQVGKEVGAKKRCFTGTNFDKKAAESVEGMEALSAAALKHRVPSAETLAVIAAHCNERKRASRNVKDACERLYIWFLLKQQKVILSEARILGLGPKFMSIYIQKLAVERRIYYDEVDGLTAEWLEATSTLVLSISPNKRASRRGGANKWRSLSDSVLLACPYDLKVTTDNSKQNDAMEVDAIVSNMDKQHISQSAIEPAFFPLTVHLLSTIPVALHAVGGDDGPLDFGVRLYMSSYFV, from the exons ATGGTTGCAATTAAGCTTGATCCTTTGCCATTGTGGACAAAAATGAAAGGACCAAATGTGACCAACAACAATACTGCAGTACTGGAGGGTTGTAGTAACCTTGTGGAAGATAATGTTGTGGGAGATAACAATGGTGAAGGAAACAGAAGCTGTCCTGCTCAAAGCAAGGGGGAATCTTATCCATGTCTTGAAAAAAGATACATTTATGAGAATAATACTACACAAGGTTTGCCTAACCATTTAAGTTTAATTGGACTAACCGGCTGTGATAACAATGATGATCTTCACTATGATGCATCTGCTTCCTTAAAGATTAATTCTCGTAGCGGACAGAGTGAAGTTATGAATGCAGTGGAGAAGTTGTGTTTGTTGGTTAATTCTTTCCCTTCTAAAAGGCCAACTGGTAGGGTCATTGCTGTTATTGAGAGGTCTCCACGCCGAGAATGTATTATCGGCCATCTTAATGTGAAGCAATGGGTTTTCTTCAGGGACACAAACAAGAAAGATGCAAGAAAGAATAAGAATTTGGTGTCTGAGAATGAATATATCCATCTGAGACCAATTGATCCAAAGTTTCCTAACATAATACTTCTGGTCAGAGAGTTACCAGAGAGCATTGCTAAAAGGCTGAAAAGTGGAGATGGAGCAATTGAAATGGATCTGGTTGCTGCACAAATTGATGATTGGTTTGAAGAAAGTCCTTTTCCTGAGGGACACATCTTGCATATTTTTGGGCGAGGCAGTGAAATTCAGCCCCAACTAGATGCTATTTTGTTTCAGAATGCAATCTGTACGTCTGAATTTTCACCTGAAGCTCTGTCCTGCTTGCCACATGTTCCTTGGGAGTTACCATTAAAGGAATTACAAAATCGAACTGATCTTAGAAATTTGTGCATATTTACTATTGATCCTTCAACTGCAACTGATCTGGATGATGCACTGTCAATTGAGAAGTTGCCTAATGGAAATTATAGAGTAGGCATCCATATTACTGATGCATCATACTTTGTTCTACCAGACACAGCTTTAGATAGGGAGGCAAAGTTTAGGTCAACAAGTGTTTATATGTTGCAAAAGAAGTTGCCAATGTTGCCTGCATTAATCTCAGAAAACATTGGATCACTTAATCCTGGAGTGGATCGACTTGCATTTTCCATGCTCCTAGATCTAAATGTTGATGGGGATGTTGTAGATCGTTGGATTGGTCGTACTGTTATTCAATCTTGTTGCAAGCTTTCATACGAACATGCTCAGGACATCATTGACAGGGATTTTGATTTAGAGAGTTCAACTTTTCATGAAGATGACTATCCTAAAGTGCATGGCCATTTTGATTGGTCTGATGTTATTACTTCTTTGAAGAGTCTCTATGAAATTTCAAAAGTTTTGAAATACAAGAGATTTACTGGAGGGGCTTTGCGGCTTGATAACCCTAAAATTGTTATCCTGTTTGATGAAAATGGCATTCCATATGATAGTACGTTTTCTGAACAGAAAGAATCTAACTTTCTTATCGAGGAATATATGCTTTTGGCCAATACAACAGCAGCCGAAGTAATATGTAAAGCTTATCCTGATGTTGCACTATTGCGGAGGCATCCTGAACCTAATATGCAGAAGCTGAGAGAGTGTACAGCATTTTGTCAGAAGCATGGTTTAAATTTAGACACTTCTTCATCTGGTCATATCCATCGGTCCTTAGAGAAGATAAAGAAAACGCTCAAGGATGACCCTGTGCTTTATGATATATTTATTTCCTATGCTACAAGGCCAATGCAGTTGGCGTCTTACTTCTGTAGTGGTGATTTTAAGGATAATGAACATGAATGGGGTCATTATGCACTAGCTGTCCCTCTATACACTCATTTTACATCACCTTTACGTCGATATCCAGATATTGTTGTTCATCGCACCCTACTTGCCACGATAGAAGCCGAGGAAATATATTTGAAGCAGGTTGGAAAGGAAGTGGGAGCGAAAAAAAGATGTTTCACAGGCACCAACTTTGATAAAAAAGCTGCAGAGTCTGTTGAAGGCATGGAAGCTTTATCAGCTGCAGCTTTGAAGCATAGGGTTCCAAGTGCTGAAACGCTTGCAGTTATTGCTGCCCATTGCAATGAGAGAAAGCGAGCTAGTAGAAATGTTAAGGATGCCTGTGAGAGGCTTTACATATGGTTTCTCCTGAAGCAGCAGAAG GTCATATTATCAGAAGCGAGAATATTGGGACTAGGCccaaagtttatgtcaatttatATTCAAAAGCTAGCG GTTGAGAGACGCATATATTATGATGAAGTTGATGGTTTAACTGCAGAGTGGCTTGAGGCAACATCCACATTGGTGCTTAGCATATCTCCTAATAAACGTGCATCTAGGAGGGGTGGCGCTAACAAATGGAGATCATTGTCAGACTCTGTGTTGCTTGCTTGTCCATATGACCTGAAAGTTACAACGGATAATTCTAAACAAAATGATGCAATGGAAGTGGATGCTATTGTATCTAACATGGACAAGCAGCACATATCCCAATCTGCAATTGAGCCTGCGTTTTTTCCACTCACTGTGCACCTTCTTTCGACAATTCCAGTTGCACTTCATGCTGTTGGTGGTGATGACGGCCCTCTTGATTTTGGAGTGAGGTTGTACATGAGCTCCTATTTTGTGTAA
- the LOC123908368 gene encoding selenoprotein K: protein MAYIERGAVKSKRSLWRIKTITDFFWAIVNFIGVFFATMFSMEKSDDYKKGSAGKKWYGGGGGGGGGGGPSGGGPRGPPRGGIDNVRGLDSIRGRDHSSLPACGSCCG from the exons ATGGCTTACATTGAACGag GTGCTGTCAAATCAAAGCGGTCTTTATGGCGGATCAAGACAATCACTGATTTTTTCTGGGCCATTGTGAACTTCATAGGCGTGTTTTTTGCTACGATGTTCTCG atGGAAAAGTCAGATGACTACAAGAAAGGTTCTGCTGGTAAGAAATGGTATGGCGGCGgcggcggtggtggtggtggtgggggACCATCTGGTGGCGGTCCTCGGGGCCCTCCTCGTGGGGGCATTGATAATGTTCGTGGGCTAGATAGTATTAGAGGGCGTGACCATA GTTCACTTCCTGCATGTGGCTCATGCTGTGGTTGA